The following nucleotide sequence is from Sander vitreus isolate 19-12246 chromosome 11, sanVit1, whole genome shotgun sequence.
aatcagaaattctttactttttttccattaaaGAATGACAGATTAATTTATTCTGCATGTCACCGTACTGTGATTTAATTGAGTTAAATGGTGTGGTCTTTTATTTAACAAGCTGCATTCAAAACCAAAAGCCTGTCATAAGATTATCATGTGTTTGTGGTGGAGAATGAGATCACcagttctgtttgtctgtcctcTCACCCTGCTGCCTCTGTGGTGTCCTGTAGGCTAGCTCCTTGGgccttagctccgcccaagatgattgtgattggtttaaagaaatgccaataaaaccagagcacgtttttctcctatcccagaatgctgtgtggactagccagaccttcctccgcagcactgtggaggaaggtctggctatgcgagactactgCACACCTGACCCCCTCTCTGTTCTTCCTGCAGAACCAAAGCATCAGCAACATGCTGCAAAACCGGGTGGTTCTTATCAACCTGGACCCCTGGACCAAGTACTGTGTCCAAGTCCAGATCAGCACAGAGAGGCACCCCAACCCCAAGCCCAACCACACCGTGCCCAGCGCAGTTGTTTGTGAGAGCACCACCATCGGTGAGCacctttttcatttgtttatttgtaaaaGCACAGCGGGTGGCCTGCTGTGAATCTCTCAATCCATCATTTCTGTttgcataaatatatatatactgcacaaaaatacatattgtaaTGAAAAATCTTtgttgtcattgtgtgtgtgttccattgGGATTTACAATGATGAGCTCAGGTATACATTGCGTGGTTCTGTTGAAACGTTTTGTAAGACTTGCCAAGTTGCCAACCCTTCATTGATATAGTAGAAGCTAGGCAATAAATATCCCCTTGGCTCTTACCTTAACTCTTAGCTATGATAACTACCCGAGGTGTGATGTATGATGGAGCAGCTTTGATCATTATCTAATCTGATTATCTACCGTACAGGAcctattgtgtttgtgtctgtgtatgttaatgtttttgaaaaactatttctgtaatattctttagaatttttatacaatatgttTGCTTTCTAAAATACCAATAAATATAGAtgcttaaaatatatatatactataaataaaattgaattgaaattgaattctGTTGTCCTTGGTCTGAATGTTTTGCAGAAGAAGAGGCTCCCTGGGTGGCAGCCATGGTGACGTTTGTCGTCATGACAATGGCAGTGGCTGTAGTGGTGGTCGCAGTTGTGTATCGGAAACGTATATCCCATTTTCTATGCCCAAAGGATGCACTGCCTGAGCACTTTAAAGAGGTGCGTATGTTCATATTTGTCTGCATGGATGTGTGTGCACCAGGTTGTTTGGAATGACTCATTCACCCTCAGACCCTGTCAAGTCTTCGTGCATGtggcaaacaacaaaacatgatcTCTTTGTGGTCCACAAAATGTACATACTGATttccactgtgtgcatgtgtgtattcatgCACAAGTGTCTTGAAGTGTTTTCCCTTCTTTTGGATTCTTTAGACAGGTATGTAATTAGTTAATTTAACACAAACCTGAACCAGTTTTCTCCCCCCCCACAGTACCTGCTGGCACACCCCAACTACCTAGACATGCAAAACTCTTATCCACCTAAGGAGATCTTTGACCCGGTCAGCATCATCGCAGACGGCAGCACTCTGGAGGAAGGGCTCCATCTGGAGGCAGCAGGGACTAGCTGCAGTCAACAGCCTGACACCACATAGAGATGCTAGGAACAGGGAAATGCTGGAAAGCACAGAAGCAATGAAAGAAGTTGGGACTGTTGGAGATTATCAGCAGGGACAACTGCAAAGACACTGAGAATCAGGGAAATAATCGATTCTTGGTTGACTTGAGTAttagaaaacaaagaaacaaattcGGCAGCAGTCCTATATTATTCCTCAGAGCAGGCGTTACTGTGAAGTGATTAGATGGCAAAGCCACAGAGACATGTAGAAGATTGGTACTACATCCAAATGatgttgtttttgtgctgtACAGCTCGCAGTATTACCACATACTGTACTTAACAGAAGGAGTGCGGCACGGCCCTTTGGAGCTGCTCGCACAAGTATTTAAGCTGCCATAATGGTATATGATGCCCTCCCactgttaaagggtaactttgtttttgcttttttcaacctggaccctactTTCCTACGTTTTTGTGTCTATGTGaacacaattattattatttatttattttaagaaaattttttgggcatttttaggcctttattgacaggacagctgaagaaatgaaaggggagagagggggggaatgacatgcagcaaagggccgcaggtcagagtcaaacccgggccgctgtatcgaggagtaaacctctatatatgggcgcccgctctaccaactgagctatctggggacctgaacaacattttttgaaattagtctagtattaagcaagaccgctgcagtcggcagtcagtaaaacaagctgcaatgtaatgtCAACGGGCAATTGCGCACCGTCAAtttcgtccactaaaagtgctatTTTTGCCACttacaggctcagattattattttaagtgtctgacattatggaaaggatccctacagagatagttagatagataaAGAGTAAGatactttttgtttaacataaaaCAGCCCCGAAATTACCATTCGCTGTTCCAACAATCATCACTccggtttggttgaaataaacccgtaattcacccatttacatgtggaaatatgatGACTAAAGTattctttatttacatggagtctggtgggtttggcgatttTGGAGCTGTTTCCTGTTAAAAAGGATTTTACAcgttaactaaaaggtctatctctgtagggatcctttcataatgttgtcaaacacttctaataatttttattttttttaatatttttattattatcttataataataatctgagcctggcATTGGCaataacagcacttttagtggacacaAACTGATGGTGAACAATTGTcctataggattacattgcagcctggttcacggctgctggttacagcgttcttgctcaatactggacgaTTTCAAAGATTCTTGTTCACATTAgccacttagacaccaatgcatggggaaaGAGGgtccatgttaaaaaaaaaaataaataaataaatttaccCTTAACCGTGTATGATTCTGTATTATCAACTATGTATGTGGACTGAAAAAAAATGGcataatctgtttttaatgggCATCACATTTTGTAAACCATACATagttttcatttcctcattgtaGCAATCTgataccctggaaatccagagttctcgcaagAGCACAATTGTAAttagctcagcgagtcactctggcattgagtaatgatgctcattaactatgccctggtagccgagctgcaccaatcacatcggtgtatctgatataggcgggccagaggccaGCTAAACACATGaagacagtttaatctaccagttagctcccctggtagctaagcgtatggggctctggatacgtcaccccgtgtatcgTTGTGATtagtcgtagtgttatccaattgcgtgcagtgagattttcaaatgcatgcttggttccgcccctcgagttgggccagtTTCATTACTtattgccagacccttaatcttctGAATCTGAAGGTTTTCTTATGAAAACCCATTCAGTGGTGAGAGTTGAGAGAAGCTAGAAGTGAAGTGTGTCATGGTCTCTAAGCCGTGTGCTTGTAGAGGAAACGAGGCATAGCTAACACAATGTCtatcttaaaggtttacaattTATGTTGTACTTACTTAAACTTaaataaagtacttttttttttatttttttaaatgtgctaaaGTTGGTATGCCTCTGTTCATTTGGTTAGATTTTATTGTGACATGAAACATGGATTCTGCCGCCGCAGAATTTTTTGgaggcaaaaaataaaataaaatgaaacccAAGGATGTAAGCACATCTCCtccacaagcaaaaaaaaaagaaagtgctaAATTCCGCAGATTTTCGTTCTGGATCACCGctgaaaacagtaaaaaataaattaaaaatcacGCTTTTTTAACCACAAGAAACACATGATAACTGTACCTgttagaagaaaataagaatacAACAGGCTTGTATTCATTTTGCCATCGCAATGTAGTCCTTAACCTGaaactacaaaacaaacaacaaagcttCTGACCTGTAATCTCATTCttttaaaggggaaaaaaatgattcTAATTctagtttttttaattaattacaacTAGTGTTGGCGATAGTATGAAAAGTAACATAACTTACACTCTAGGCTTTTTCCTGTAAGTAATCGGTTAAGCATTACAGTTCCAGCTCAGTAAAAGCAGTGACTGTTTGTCTTATTAAACCTGTTCTTTGTGCGTGTAAGAAGTATCTGTGTTACTATTCTCCTTATGTCCATAAAGGCTATAGAAGATTCATATGGAAGATGTGTTTATGGAATAAGTGGGTCAATTACTGTAAGAGGTATATACATACAACTCAAATACAACATCACTACTGTGTTCTTGGTGAGAATCAATACAGCACCAAAGCATTTGAGATACACAGTACAGTAGCTGTATTATAGTCCATCAGTGTCAAaaataggttttaaaaaaagagatagaAATAAGACTTCATCCAGACATCCACTGGCGTGCACTGTGCAGGCCTGCAGGAGGAGCTCCAGCTGAGAGTGTTGGAGACAGAGAGGTTCCACTCCATTTACTCTAACAGACCACATTTCCTCAGCAGCTGGGGACCATGGAGACAATTTTGTTCCCGGTTTACCACAGCTATTTgcactattttgttttttaaagccatttgataatagaatacctacatttttaacatcgtttgggaaaaacatgatgCCAAGGAAGAAAAGCATCCTGTAGTGCCGACATCCTGTTTGGTATCTaactgttctccaactgtctgaGTTTACACAATGAATGTTCAGCTAACACATCTACTACATTTGAATCCATCCCATAATAATCTGGGCTGCTCTAACTGCATTACACtggggaaaaaacaaactatcaaaACGTACACGGACCCTTTTGTCCCACACTGTATGGGGATTAGTATAAAGTGGCCATGTCTGTAAATGCCCCACTCTGCCGCTGTAAATTGTGACATACATTTCTTTGGGATAGGATTGTTGTATCAGTACAGATAAATACTTGGCACATCTACAAAGTGAGACAGGTGCGTGGGAGGGGGACTAGCAGGTCAAGAGTTGCAAAGaaaaactcccgcacactgtctaacttgcaaaataTATAGAGTTTTAATAATAGGCAACGTGAAGATGGTCTAGTACTGAAATGTTGCCTATTATTAAATCTCTAtatttttttgcaagttagacaatGTGCCGGAGTTTTTCTTTGCAAAGGATTGTTGTATTACTTACTGGAATGCCCACACCTGATAATTTAGGTTTTCcaaaatgtacacacaaacGATATACCATATTtattacgcacacacacacacacacacacacacacacacacacacacacacacacacacagtatgttttCAGACCAGTGTTATAGTCAagtcaccaactgtcgagtccaagtcaagtctcgagtccccaTTGTTCAAGTCCTAGTCCAAGtccgagtcaccaaagaagagtctgATTCGAGACGGAATCGCGTCACGATTCCAGAGAATAGCGACTTGAGTCGGACCGAGTACTCCATCACCGGCCCCTACATAAAACAGTTACAGactaaataaactaaaccagcatttgtcgcaagtcagccaacgtggttgtgttggtcactctggcacgaacagcacgcccaagctgatcccacaagtgttcaatggggttgaggtcaggactgtgtggggtgccatcccacagcagtgtgtgaccaggctggtgaccagcacgaggaggaggtgccaggctgttgtggctgtgtatggttcttccacacgctactgaggctcctgtttgtgaaataaatacattgttcaattgccaatatgtcttgtttcttcaaacttcaatcatccaatccaccaaacaccaaacgagtcaatggcagaataagctgtttggcaatggcagagaagatttggcacatttttcatgggcgcaacccacatactcagcactgctgctcatcccacaaatgcatgttcaagggaactaaacaggctttccaacggtataagatttattgccaaaaagcattgttaccacagagaaaaaatctaccaaacacaaatttctttactttttgtgtttttatatctaTGTCTTAAAACACCCAGTAATGCACACATCTGCTCATAATAAAGGTTCTTtctaataaaagtaaaataaaaatgctaaaaaagaaaaaaagtaaagttcTTTCAAACAATAGTTGGAAATCTGTAACATATTGCTAATATTTACAAGcggaattaatttttttaattccgTGTACTTGAGTTGCCTGGAATGGGCTGGCAGAGTTGACCGCTCAAACTGCGTCAGGTTACAGAAATAAGACCGGAAATAATATAATTGTTCTTTCAAAGTAAAAATATAATGTTTTGCtctcaatatactgtatgtatagacAAAAAGACTTTgtcagtggtggtggtggatgtCAATGTGGTCTGATGTTAAAAAACAACTATACCAATAGTGTTTATTACTGAATGATGAATGATATTGGCTCCTTTGACCAGGTCTTCCTCCCTTTTATCATGAATTGTATTATGTATTGGCATGTTGTCACATATTCCCGCCCTCCAATGAGAATTTAACAATATGGGaatcaaaaaaagaaacttgtgGCAGATCAGTTGTTGAGTTGTCAGCTTATGTTTCCACCACTGTCATCCAAATCCGATCAAACTTCCGACATATgactataaatgtaaatgacAAAGTGCTGATGAAGTGTAGCTGAGCCCATGAGTGTTAAACTGTTATCACTTTATAAGGAGACCATTTTACCATTATCTGAGATACACGTGTTGATGTTGGGTTATCTTCTCTTGGATTAAGAATTGGTAATGCTTAAATTAATGACACAAGTGTACACCTTTAGGGCAAAATTAGGGAAAAGGGTGTTGCCACATTTTGCTGCTTGTATGatattgaaaaatgtggatGGCATGTATGAATGTGCGATAAAAGTTCTCCAAAGGATTATTTTATTCGCAAATAACCCATGTTaaaggaaaatatttaaaacaaagtcTTCAGACTTTGGTTCGAGCAGgctattattttgaaagtgcaACCGGAACACTGTTTCCGAACACTGCAATGATATTGGCAGTAGTTGTGGCAGTGGTAAGTGATCCAGCGGTGGAGACTGGAGAGCCGAGCAGCAGAGTCGTTCAGATTCCGAATCTGGATAGAGACGATTAGTCCATGTGAAAAACTGTCAGTAACGTCACCTCGAAGAATATCAACCATGTCTGCAGCTTTTTACGTCTGCCTTGTCTTTTGGTCCCTCCAAACCAACGCTGGTAAGTTATGTTGCCGTTCGTCTGTTTGTAGGCTCCAAACGTTCAATTCGAGTCCGTGTGTGGTAGTGGTAGCTAACGCCATTATTCAATGCGCTGTGTGAATGTTTTCCACAAACCGGACTGTTAGCTACTAGCTAAGCTGCAGACCTAACGTTAACTGTTAGCTTATCTaccaatgtactgtatatttacatttctCATCGTCTTAGGCGAGTATTAGCCTGTTATCTGTGTCTGTCGTAATCAAGCAATGGACACATTTattactgttagctagctacacgGTATGTAACTGCAAGCTCACAATTAGTGGTAAGGTTTGCTAACATTTAAGCTAGACCCGAATACATTAACTACGCTGCAACAACAGCCTGACGTGCTCAAAACATAACGCTGGAGGTGCAAGGTTGATGTTCTTTATAGTCCGATAACATTATGCTCAGAGAAACACAAAGTACTTCGGTGCAATGACATTTTCAGTTTGTGCTTCCTGACTATTTAGATATTATTAGATATGTGTCATGTAACGTTACAAGATGAATGTGCCGTTGAAATTTCAAAGAAAAGGTAATCTGTGGTTTTATAAGTCTTTAAGTCGCCTACTCTGAACTGACAACCATCATAACAACAATCGTATTAGCAGGATTGtgaactaacgttagccttaATGGAAAAGTTGCTTTGTAATTTGACTTTGTAACGTTCCGGTGTAATAACAGCAACTGTTCCCTTGCATGTATCTATCCTaatgtatctaaaaaaaaattcaatttattattatccATCTATCCGtcagtttgtcttttttctgaAGATTTGTACAATCTAAAATCAGTGGTTAAAGGGTAACTGAATTAGCTCTTGAAATACCCAGAATGCACTGTGACATGACATTTTGATTCCTAAGCTGCACAGGAATAtagagctgggtgatatggagaaaatcagaaatcatgatatttttgaccaaatacctcgatatatGGCCCTGGCTCCCGGCTCCTATAATAAATCCATGGCTCCCAGCCTAATATGCATATTGAGTGTGTGGAAACAGAATTGGATCATTTTGACAATTGACATCAGTTATTTGATAATGCATCAATCCAACTCCGAAACAAATGTCTGGATATGTCTGGCTACAGTTTGAAGTGTGCAAATAAAATGACAGCCATGGCTGGACCTGAATATTCAGATATGTGTTCAGTGCGAATGTGGTTTTCAATTTTTTGGACTccagatatttttttaataatgtagaATAACAAAACTCCTTAGAAATAATGCCTTTAATTAATCTGAAAGCACGCGTTGCGGCCTATTTTATCAAGTGGCAACCTCCGGCGCTGAAAAATGGAGCCAACGTGGAAGTggcacattttttttcctcattagcAACTTGAGGCCATCTCCAAAAGGGAGTCAATCCCTATACACCCCATGTTAAAATGTCCAACTTTACAGCAGATAGACATTTCAGAATTTGCAGCCTGGTGCTGGCCAAATTGCTACAAtttgagcttcattttggcTTTTCAGAAACCCACGGCTGACGTCAGAGACTACGTCTACGGTTGCAGTGCAGTGCTTACAGTTCAGctcagtcttttttttgtgttaactGATAGAAAGTAGAAAATGAAAAagctttttatattcaattaaagaatgttggaaatgatttcttttcattagttttgaattcagtttgttgtattttagcagaacacactgaaagcagcagaactgagtacactttaatatgtgctcatttatcgcaagtaatattgttatcgtgatattcaacCACATTATTGCACATTTCCCTCATATCCTGCAGCCctagatcacacacacacacacacacctccccccGACTCGATTCTCAGTcccgctaacttgttgctcttgCGACCAACATTGGCTGCTCTGTTTCAACAAccgcagggttgtgcggcggAGGGGGAGGAGTTtcaatgaaacggcccatttgcGTGACGCcctttgtgttctttaaccccccccaaAGTAGCACaggtagactttatatttcacaattacggttttccgtcagatcgtttatcgagagaaggcagctttatttcacaggagagagagagaaagagacgagcgagacatagagagtgctttgttgttgcaggaaacattcagctgttacacaaactcccgggcagttcagggcttgtgtttcatttttcttcatCATTCTTTCTTGTGGCAGCCATAGAGGCAgccatgtttcctgtttactgtacgggactctcacaccgcctcataCAATAGCTCAAACcacactgacaagtctgatctctgGTTACATGACTGGCCAACTCAGCGAGACGTAGTTTTGCATTTCTCTGTTTCCCCctgcagtagtctatatccacaacgttccacttccaggattgtgcaggtgccaccagaaattccgactgtgattggtttaaagaaatgccaataaacaagagcacgtttttctcccatcccagaatgctgtggaCTAGCTAGGCcatggtctggcaatgtgagactaccccTGCGGCAACCCACGCCGCAGCCTAAACAcgctacccccccccccattcgaAATGAAAGTATAAACCTGCACAGTCTGAAAAAACATTCGGCCTATTCTATTGGATAGTAGCTTCCTCCATTTCCCCTATTCTGTATCCTGTGATAGTCCTGACTCACCCAAggctttcttctccttcttAAAATATGCTCTTTTAAGCTCTGGCCATGCTCTTCCTGTCCTTGtcccttgtttgtttgtttgttctgaaCAATAGT
It contains:
- the LOC144525944 gene encoding interleukin-10 receptor subunit beta-like isoform X2 is translated as MGYKVVCVNISTLECDLTDLKLFQYGRYTGRVRVQLGTESSAWVESNQIALDRDTIIGAPNVSLFSNGATIEVSIKDPVFRISSFRGVYNLATYNITYWKDGQKEKNQSISNMLQNRVVLINLDPWTKYCVQVQISTERHPNPKPNHTVPSAVVCESTTIEEEAPWVAAMVTFVVMTMAVAVVVVAVVYRKRISHFLCPKDALPEHFKEYLLAHPNYLDMQNSYPPKEIFDPVSIIADGSTLEEGLHLEAAGTSCSQQPDTT